The following proteins are co-located in the Candidatus Avedoeria danica genome:
- a CDS encoding ATP-binding protein yields MSDPQPRDASAVPAAVPITDGAIGYVIGEVRTDAFQFVTTTDLAPPRLEYLVLRDVPERVDDGFRTVDVLAQVTRISVHNRLLASGMNYNEVEAILRRLGAAPPVIVGDAKVIGYYDGRDVRVPRGAAMPGHVVERAPDDLLQRFFTRNVKSGIELGALINRPQVPVLLDPDGLNRHLAVIAQTGAGKSYTVGVVLEQLLELGGTVLVFDPNSDYVLMRRDAQRRATPFAERVAVYRVPTDGVHRLSDDAIGGTRPITLRFSDLSPDEICEIAGIDESWANLRDAVHVAHKRLTGDFVPRQLVAELRRLAAGAVETDFDIGPLSAAGGGGDDWDVVPGLDDLDVDVAPDASGSVAADAFFGTDADRLTAARDDAGKGAGRGKGRRGKRSGDNDEDGDPAPTPSLMSGADKALKRINRIASMPIWGFESIPLDELLRPMQLSTIDLAGVDRRVSDVLVNKVLKELWDVAARRGLDRPVFVVLEEAHNVVPSGNKEGGKAAWQVKRIAAEGRKFGVFLVLVTQRPGKVHADTLSQCGSQIIMRLTNPDDQSAVRRASESVSEALLADLPGLNVGEAVVLGPLVRVPVMVRVAGRRSAEGGADIKVAEALEAARAAALTEGVIARRAAERAERPREAWREEI; encoded by the coding sequence ATGTCCGATCCGCAACCGCGTGATGCATCCGCCGTTCCGGCCGCCGTCCCCATCACCGACGGCGCGATCGGCTACGTCATCGGCGAAGTTCGGACGGATGCGTTCCAGTTCGTCACGACGACCGACCTGGCGCCGCCGCGCCTGGAGTACCTCGTGCTCCGCGACGTCCCGGAGCGGGTCGACGATGGGTTCCGCACCGTCGACGTCCTGGCGCAGGTGACCCGGATCTCCGTCCACAACCGCCTCCTCGCATCCGGCATGAACTACAACGAGGTCGAGGCGATCCTGCGCCGGCTCGGTGCGGCCCCGCCCGTCATCGTCGGCGACGCCAAGGTCATCGGCTACTACGACGGGCGCGACGTCCGGGTGCCGCGCGGCGCCGCGATGCCGGGGCACGTCGTCGAGCGGGCGCCGGATGACCTGCTCCAACGCTTCTTCACCCGCAACGTGAAGAGCGGGATCGAGCTCGGCGCACTGATCAACCGACCGCAAGTGCCGGTTCTGCTCGACCCGGACGGCCTGAACCGCCACTTGGCCGTCATCGCGCAGACCGGCGCGGGCAAGAGCTACACCGTCGGCGTCGTCCTCGAGCAACTCCTCGAGCTCGGCGGCACGGTTCTCGTGTTCGACCCGAACAGCGATTACGTTCTCATGCGCCGCGATGCCCAGCGCCGGGCCACCCCGTTCGCGGAACGTGTGGCCGTCTACCGCGTCCCGACGGACGGCGTCCACCGCCTGAGCGACGACGCGATCGGCGGCACGCGACCGATCACACTTCGGTTTTCCGATCTGAGTCCCGACGAGATCTGCGAAATCGCCGGCATCGACGAGAGTTGGGCCAACCTGCGCGATGCCGTGCACGTCGCGCACAAGCGGCTGACCGGGGACTTCGTTCCCCGCCAGCTCGTGGCGGAGTTGCGCCGGCTGGCCGCCGGGGCGGTCGAGACCGACTTCGACATCGGCCCGCTCAGCGCAGCGGGCGGCGGAGGCGATGACTGGGACGTCGTCCCTGGCCTCGACGACCTGGACGTCGACGTTGCGCCCGACGCGTCGGGCAGCGTCGCCGCCGACGCCTTCTTCGGCACCGACGCCGACCGCCTGACCGCCGCGCGCGACGACGCCGGCAAGGGCGCCGGACGCGGCAAGGGCCGACGGGGCAAGCGCAGCGGCGACAATGACGAGGACGGCGACCCCGCACCGACTCCGAGCCTGATGAGTGGCGCGGACAAGGCGCTCAAGCGCATCAACCGCATTGCGTCGATGCCCATTTGGGGCTTCGAGAGCATCCCGCTTGACGAGCTGCTCCGCCCGATGCAGCTGTCGACGATCGATCTCGCCGGTGTCGATCGGCGCGTGAGCGACGTCCTCGTGAACAAGGTGCTCAAGGAGCTCTGGGACGTCGCCGCACGCCGCGGCCTCGACCGGCCGGTGTTCGTCGTCCTCGAGGAGGCGCACAACGTCGTGCCCAGCGGCAACAAGGAGGGAGGGAAGGCGGCCTGGCAAGTCAAGCGCATCGCCGCCGAAGGCCGGAAGTTCGGCGTCTTCCTCGTCCTCGTCACGCAGCGTCCCGGCAAGGTGCACGCGGACACGCTGTCCCAGTGCGGCAGCCAGATCATCATGCGCCTCACGAACCCGGACGATCAGAGCGCCGTCCGCCGCGCGTCGGAGAGCGTCTCGGAGGCGCTGCTGGCCGACCTGCCCGGCCTGAACGTCGGCGAGGCCGTCGTGCTCGGGCCGCTCGTGCGCGTGCCGGTGATGGTCCGGGTGGCGGGCCGGCGAAGCGCCGAGGGCGGCGCGGACATCAAGGTCGCCGAAGCACTGGAGGCCGCGCGCGCCGCGGCGCTGACCGAGGGCGTCATCGCCCGCCGCGCCGCCGAGCGGGCCGAACGGCCGCGCGAGGCGTGGCGGGAGGAGATCTGA
- a CDS encoding metallophosphoesterase, with amino-acid sequence MPTLIFASDSHLNKHYARMTPDQLAERRRRLRLGLERTIDYAIQEGAHGYIHGGDLFDGPNPRAVELVWAAAQFQRLADAGVRSFLIGGNHDIPKSRHGGATPQRLFDAVRLATVFTDPSTVTWWSGDLDGVRVAVGGLPPDPRMALDADPLASAADAVTPPEAHVRILVTHYALEDTLHPLAEEPTIRKSSIAALAGRVDAVLIGHIHEARITEVAGVKVIFPGPTERLSFGEMDVKCGFVRLDIASDKRGPAAVTATALPLDPQPMRRHTLRATDVPADEPTAWLIDQIRRLASPDQILQLRLEGPLPRATYHALRLREAWHVGNELNFYFDLDRRRLVVRDDDAVAVRATGRVSPRAEIARIADVLAGRADSPAERDLVEAARSLVLERYGQGAIHDDGRSDGTEGVAIGDGDVNTIGIDPNQAEAAWTP; translated from the coding sequence GTGCCAACGCTCATCTTCGCCTCCGACAGCCACCTGAACAAGCACTACGCCCGCATGACGCCCGACCAGCTGGCCGAGCGCCGGCGCCGCCTCCGGCTCGGCCTCGAGCGGACGATCGACTACGCGATCCAAGAGGGCGCGCACGGCTACATCCACGGCGGAGACCTGTTCGACGGGCCGAACCCGCGCGCCGTCGAGCTCGTCTGGGCCGCCGCCCAGTTCCAGCGCCTGGCCGATGCCGGCGTCCGGAGCTTCCTCATCGGCGGCAATCACGACATCCCGAAGTCGCGCCACGGCGGCGCCACCCCGCAGCGCTTGTTCGACGCCGTCCGCCTGGCGACCGTCTTCACCGACCCGTCCACCGTTACGTGGTGGTCCGGCGACCTCGACGGCGTCCGCGTGGCCGTCGGCGGCCTGCCGCCCGACCCACGCATGGCCCTGGACGCGGACCCGCTCGCCTCGGCTGCCGACGCGGTCACGCCGCCGGAGGCCCACGTTCGCATCCTGGTGACCCACTATGCCCTCGAGGACACGCTCCACCCGCTGGCCGAGGAGCCAACGATCCGCAAGTCCTCCATCGCCGCCCTCGCGGGCCGCGTTGACGCCGTGCTCATCGGGCACATCCACGAGGCGCGCATCACCGAGGTCGCCGGCGTCAAGGTGATCTTCCCGGGCCCGACGGAGCGCCTCAGCTTCGGCGAGATGGACGTGAAGTGCGGCTTCGTGCGGCTGGACATCGCCTCGGACAAGCGCGGTCCGGCCGCCGTCACCGCCACCGCGCTGCCCCTCGACCCGCAGCCCATGCGCCGTCACACGCTCCGCGCCACGGACGTTCCGGCCGATGAGCCGACGGCATGGCTCATCGACCAGATCCGCAGGCTGGCGTCGCCCGATCAGATCCTCCAACTGCGCTTGGAGGGACCGCTGCCGCGCGCCACGTACCACGCGCTCCGGCTGCGCGAGGCCTGGCACGTCGGCAACGAACTGAACTTCTACTTCGACCTCGACCGCCGCCGCCTCGTCGTGCGCGACGACGACGCCGTGGCCGTGCGCGCCACCGGCCGCGTCAGCCCGCGTGCCGAGATCGCCCGCATCGCCGACGTGCTCGCCGGGCGCGCCGACTCGCCGGCCGAACGCGACCTCGTCGAAGCCGCCCGCTCCCTCGTCCTCGAACGCTACGGGCAGGGGGCGATCCACGACGACGGGCGGAGCGACGGCACGGAGGGGGTCGCGATCGGCGATGGCGACGTCAATACGATCGGAATCGACCCCAACCAAGCGGAGGCCGCGTGGACGCCCTGA